The Lycorma delicatula isolate Av1 chromosome 2, ASM4794821v1, whole genome shotgun sequence DNA window CGATTAAATGCAATATGTCCAACGTACGGCAAGAAAACACGGATTACGGTCCTCGCTCTGAAAAGAGCGCGAGTAGAACTAAAGGGCACTATCCTTTACTCGTTTCGGGGGCTTACGACCACcagtcgttgccacctttcagcaGTGATGAGGCGGGTACACGTCGTATAAAGCCACTCCTGTCATTTCTGAGGAAGTCGGCAATGACAAGTCTAAACAACAAAAGTGTTGACTGTGCCCGCACTCTGAAAGTCAGTAGATGTCTTGATACTCGATGCCAAAACGTCCATCTCGGTAAAGTAAGCACCCAAGCCAGCCTCTAGCCACCTATTCTACTGATAGATCTATAACATCAGAATACCTCTGCCATCTTCAGCAAAGCTAAGAATCTAAGAAAACCAGCAACTATGTTCTATTttctttcggttttccaattaacttgcagatcaaaaccgcAATTGATCTTCGCAAGCTCTCTGGCTagtttggtacgttcagcttcgtacctggagCAAACATATTAGACATGGTGCACATCCTCCGTGGCCCTACATCCAGggcacaagcctgaattaataaaactatatctaGCCATCCTATCTCAAAAAACAccgtatcaaaaaataaacagtatgtgCCGATTACGAGAAGTCCACCTAActaaaataccatgcgtgtaacgACCGTTGGATGATTCAATCCACCTGACCTTAAAGAATAAAGCACATGACACACCTAAAGTTATGGTTGGTGTAGTttaatgaaaaatcgtgtaattgggctttttttgttttaaaagactTATGAAAGCGGCAATTTCGATATATTAAATGAGTATTGTTTTCCTCAACTGGATGAACTCAAAAATGTACATCAAATTTATTCCAAATGGATGGTGTCACACAAATGGATTTACTACCCTGGTTTCgaataagaaattttcaaataataaatgtacaattaggtcgtgaaggtccaatacTCTGCCATCCTAGAAGTTCCAGACCTCTACCCTTTTGATTTTTCTTGTGGGtgtatattaaaaacattgtttactcACAAAAATTACGTAAATTGAATAACTTAATTGATTACAAttataacagaatatatattatttgtatggGAATACAGAAAACTGTACATCGATTGGTCATTTGTCGAGTAACAACGGACGCGCATATTGAAATTGATTGATTATGTTGCAAAAATATCTGAAATGgagaatttcataaataaaacaatataattgtgaatatttttgctaataataatttaattcaagcCATAAATTCCACCGTTCTTGTATGATGACTATGTATAATCTTTGtctatatatatgcaaaattagaataacaaattttttaaattttaacttaatgttttagtttaatCGGATCTCATgttgttaaaaaaagtgttaattttcatctaacgatttatttttattattcaattactttTCAGCTTTGtaaaaacgtgaaaaaatatttttatcattaaaaaatataatctgattttttaatcaatttacagTTCATCAGTCGAAACTTGTGTATTCATTATCgccaaattattatataaaagtttaatttacaataaaggaaaatttttaatagctGTAAGTTCGTTATTCTAATCAACAATTCAACAACATAAGATTATACTGTTTGGCTATCTTCGAGCCCTTGATCAGTAGAAGATGTTTAAATTCTCAGACTGATATAAATAATTACCCCTTCTAGTTCGATCCCTttcttatttatctgtttgtttgttcATTATAATGCCACGAGAATTAaactattgttataaaatttcattatcaaaattcTGTAAGTAAATACACATTTTCTCAAATGCATTCTATTATTTAAGTCGAAATGCCGGTAACAAATTCTTAGTATGTGCATTCGAAAGATTAACTTTAAAATGTCtgttatatagagtgattcacgaagaatgtaacaactttcagatgttctactggtgaactaaaaaagaagatttttataaacgacttcggtaaaattaagccagattgtatTTCTTGAGGTCTAAATGAAGcgttaaatttagtgattttatatgaatactaacctgaaaattttgaaaaaatacgttccagcactgttattttattagttttcgagaaatctggaatatgagataaaaaattactcttgaaagacatactaatttatttttggagtaaaataactgtgaaatacaaaagaaagaatttttaagtttattaaaaacataacaaatcaAAACGCGgcagattttaattaggtattaaacgcaacacaattttcagtattacagtataaaagcattaaatgttttagaaagataacaaatacaaacaataataccaattaaatttataaggCATTGTTAGATAATGACGTACTCGAACGTATTCCAttcctaatttaaatatttgttgtttttaattgccATACAAAAATCTAGTTGTTGGAATCGGCTGTTGGTTTAGCCAAATAATGAAATAGtagattatttcaaaacaaaattagataaaattaatttttaattagctttaaagatacctaataaattgttttatttgattgtttatttttataaaatgtttaattcttttttttattttgaaatattgataAGTTTTTCGTGTAATAGTTGGttaaaattttccacattttgtatgttttgtttgtaataaacttcaaaattattacatttgtatttaatttttgcgGATTCTTTTCATATCATTTTCACCGAGTTCAGTAATCAATGTCGTAAGTGGCACTGATcagagattttttctttaaaactaacgTGAAGGTTGCATTTCGCTAGACGTAGCTTACTGATTTACAACTGGTATATTCATATCGCTGAAAAAGGCAATGAACCAACTCATTGtactatttttcataaacttggcGTTTTTTGAAGTGAATGTACGTCGTTCAGTTCGCTTAATCACTACGGTTGTGATAGCTGATATACATATAACTCCTCAGTTTTTCGTAATTAtggtattacataataataaaagtaatataaattgtgTACAATCTTTCCCTTAAGTTTTTGACAGACAATgacgatgaaaattataaaaaaaaacctttaaagaaGACAAATGGTATCCAATTTATACAAAGGCTTTTTGGTTtagcatgaaaaaaattaatactagcGAGAATATGAaagttaatttacatatttttgctaatattaatctgaaatactttgtcagtaaaaatttaaatatttattttttaatataaacttatacttttttaaataaatatgtttatacagTGATTTATCACGTTATACAGATCCTTTGGCAGCATTCTACAtgtaacagtaaacaaaaatgatcatataaacatagatctgtaAACGCTTTGTTAACGAGTTGccgaaaaatttcgcccagatttcatctcctccaGTGAAATGATACTGTACAGAAATTCTTGGGATGCAAAAATCTAAGCAAATTTGATGGTTGCATAATGAAATTCAATcgaacaaattgtaaaaattgactccaaaaacTGTAACctctgtagtttttttaaaaaaccggcaaaaaaTGCAGAAATCTGGAGACGAAAAAAGCACTTTTTACGTTTGACTTGTAATAATTTTGCTAATTGGCTTATAAAcagataagaatttttaataaaatttgtaaattatctaaACTTGTTGATCTAAACAGAATGGCATAAATAAAGTAAACCGAAAGCgaataactgttaaaataaaattaactcttaTTTAGAGCAATTCAAAGCTAAATTTAACTTGAACGTTACAAATTGTCGATTTAAATTGTGATTTACCGTAAAATATTAAACCATAGTATAATATGatcctgtatgtatatatatatatataaacaaatctttatgaatatatatatgtatatattattattattatctgaaacAATGTTTGAGATAATAAATTGCACATAATTATGTAATACGAAGCCCTTTAaaggttaaacatatttttttattgaaatcaattactattaaattaagtataccaataaagtaattatataaaatgattaatcgggaaaataaaaaaaaaagaattaagacttagaaacgaattttatttatttccgttCAAGAAAACTTAATATGTAcatttgaaataacattaaaatatattacacaatgaAATGACTTCGGTGGAGTTTCAGCAGAAATTGTTGAGGATGCGTTGAATCAGGTCTCTGACATCAGGAATGATGTGCTgactaatgatgatgatgattttgatGACCACCGAGCGAAATATTATCATGATGTAATGATTGTTGATCTTTAACTGGATAAGGTACTGGGTATGGCTTAATAATATGAACTGGATATGGTTTTATTATATGGACCGGAACGGGTCTATCGAATGGAACTTTAACTAGATAAGGTACAGGTTTCTCAACCGGATAAGGAACTGGTTTTACAACTGCTACGTGTACCGGATAAGGTCTGTCGACTGGTACTTCAACCGGTACAGGAATTTTCTTTTCGACCGGTACCGGATAGGGTTTATCGACGTAGACTGGATACGGTTTAAGGATGTGTACAGGTATCGGTCTGTCGACTTGAATTTTAACCGGATAAGGAACTTGTTTTTCTACTGGATAAAGATGCGGTACCTGTACTTTAACTGGTACCGGTATGTGTTTTTCGACCGGTACCGGATACGGTTTCGGTACGTGTACCGGATATGGTCGATCGACTGGAACTGGAATTTTCTTCTCGACTGACACCGGATAAGGTACTGGAACTTGTTTTGTTAATGTTACCGTTTTAGATACGTCATGATGCGGTGCAACGTAATGAAACGAGGTATAATGATCGTTAGAGATGTGATGTCCAACATTACTGCCGTACGTACCGGATGATTTGTGGCCGAGATAGCTTCCAGAATCATAAAGTTCACGTTCATCTTCTTTGTTTACATGTTGAATTTGCACTGCTTGTTTCTGCTGTAGCGATGgttgaacattattattaattatatccaGTGTGCCCTTACTTTTATCAGCATCTCCCAGTACACTACCTACCACCAGAAAGCACAACACAATAAACTTCAACATACTTCTTCTGTAGCAAACAGTTGTTTGATGTTTTACTGACGTTGCAATcgatattaaatacttattaaagaTAGGAAGTCTATCCCACCGCAAATACTTTTACACGATGCATCATGTTACCTCGCGTGAAGTATAATTCTTACTTTTTACAATTGGCGTATTTTACATTCTTCATATATAACCGAACATAtaagatgttaataatttataatttgttaagaataattataataacggtcataataataataaaatatatcttaatataaaataatttactaggaATGTTTtgtcattattcattattaatactaACAATATAGCAGTTTTCTTATACAATTAGCGTTACGTTATTTAGTGTTTAGTGATGTAATTTAAACTGATTAGCAATAAAGATGAACAATAAAATACTTTCTACCGGGAAGATATTTTATCAGATGTTTgactgtttttgtattttttttttttactttttttataattttacttgcttgtacgaagtaaaagaaagtattgtgatcgcgaataatatcagtttccatatttcaacggaaatatcaattttgaccttccctgaatccattataactagttttggcgtgacgttaGTATGTGCGTATTTACCTcgtataaatcaaaaacgattagccgtaggatgttgaaattttggatttaggactgctgtgcacctccccttttgattgtgaTCGAAAGTTCAAAATCGAaacatatttggattttggacttttcagtaactgcagtaataagtcctcattgagaacttttcatatattttatgtgGTACTTAACTTCATtgctttcagagttatagccaataaaattttaattaaagaaatatttggatcttaggggaaggctcatcggatcgaatcagacttcatctcctttttttaactttttttttttttaatttaaatatattgatttattaataattattaacctctgattgtaaaaactttttacgataaataataattcaataataacaaaatattagaattttttattgaaataaaattttacgtacttttcattttaaatatatttgtgtatgtaatttaatagtagtactaggaagtcatgcggtttccacatcagatttttttcttttcggatTACACGTTTAACCTTAACATGATTATTGCTTCCTAAATAATTTCTTCTACactggaatttataaaacagatttaagaTTGTCTTTTACAGTTTGCTTTCTTTAtattcaattctttattataGTCAAGATGTTCTGTTCTTCCTGAGAAAGAAGAAAACTAGTTCttctttttacatgatttttcaatGTTTACCTAACACCTATTCGTTCTAATAtctcttcatattttattttgtctatagCCCAATTTTTCAACACTAATCTTCAAAGGacttgtcttcttttttttttttactttctaccaTAAATTCCTACAAccggcaaaatatttttttagaattttctaagcTTAGATTCCCATTTGATACCAGCAGACTTTTTTTATTCCAAAGTTACCCCTTGCTAATCCGAATCTTCTTAGACCTTTACTTCATTTCCTCCGTCACATATTTCTGTAACCTTTGTTATGTTGTGATATTTTACTCCTAGGTTTTTTCAAATTGAATGTCTTTCTTAGTATTACGTTCAGGTAATTTTGATATTGTGACAATATATATGTTTCTAACAATGGAGAACATTagcacatttatatttttttttttctgtcgcCTGATATAACTATTCAActctaaaagtttatttcaattcTTGTACGACTACTTCTATATATTGTTAAGGAGAAAATGCAAGCTACTTTTTACCCCctctttttaatagattaattccTTTCTTCGTTGATCCTGTAGACTTATTAATTTGCGTTATTCTTATATGTATTATCTTTAAGTCGCCTTTTGCATTACTGATCCGGTTTTCcttaaaattggaataattttataatttaatttcttatggtTTAAATACTTCCTGTCTTAGTGTATATGTGATGTCCTAAGACGATTAATACCTACTTTATTTTCCTTAGTCCTGCCTTCTATGATTAGTTCGATGGCCGGTATAGCTTCCCTTGTATTAATGCTCTTTCCGAAAACGAACAACTTTTCATCGTGTACAGTATTCAAATATTGACTCTATCAAATATTCTCATTCCTTTAAGTGTTATAAGGATTATCCATAATCCAGTATATTTAAGATTTAACTGCTTTAACTTCTAACCCTCTATAGTCACGTATAGATGATTTGTTCACCATCTCGTAGGTAAAAAATACTGATAACACCTCGCTTACTTTCGTAAAATCTCACACTAATTCAGTACTATTTTTGTAAgttaataaacaacataaaaaaatactgggATAATGGTTCacaaaaaaacatcttaatacgTGAttgtcatataaaataatatactttgataatataatatactagctCCTcttcgcagcttcgcccgcgctactTGGTTATTTGCATTTaccgtagcggtcaatctttttattttatttttaatagtcaaGTAACCGGCGGCAGGTGCAGGCCATTcatacatacagtaacggtggcagtggctgtggtggTTGAGACAGAGCGTCGAATACcttcgcactccttaaaaaaatctgtattaataaacaaaccgaaaattatttttaaatatttatctgaaaagtatctgcaagcccaaatctactgaatatctcgtttactataatcagaattgagaaaatttacaattattgttcaaaaatgtttttacctttcttcatcatctttcaaggtcgaatttaaaatatctttgaatTGGTTTAtcgacatgaagattacactcaccaaatatcaggttgattttttaattttcttaacgagaaattaaaaaaataacagggtttcaaaagaaattcaaaaatcaGTTTTAACACTTGAAACTCggaactaaactaaaaaaatctagaaattggtttttacgtgttgataatcaatcagttcaaacccaactcacacagtgatagacacttacagttcacaatttattaattcaattcattaaagttcatgcttcaaccggcaaatctccactacaacattacatatatgtatatatattttttagagatttctCGAGATGAAATGTATCCATAACTTATATATCAACTTAAATGTAAACTTAAACTATCTAAAGTTAAGTATGTATATAAATCAGTAAAAGTTTCTATAAACTGATTTTTCTTCTGCTATTatcattttttccttctacaaaattttatctcataattTTTCCCCGAGTGTATTTACGTTTCATATTCCCACCGTGTGCaagctctttctttttccttaaacaatttttcaactcttgtatgtgattgtaatacattttatttcatttatccagaaattttatttatttaacaatttataacatCGAAGTttccagaatatatatttttttttattattcaatacatTACTGTATCAATCagatttccataaaaattaagatttttatagaaatacattgcgtttggaaagttgctgtgcactggaattacggAAATGTAacgatgaaactttcttaattattattttctatttttatttcattattttatacaaatggatattacaattactggaataatatagaaaaatgattgaaaataatggaagcaagatatcggacttgctttATAAAAAGCTGTACgaaaaatctgaaacttttctcttacaaagtaatgtgtgttcagaAACTGAAACCTATAGATCATGCAAAAAgcctaaattattgtcaataagTTAAAGGTTTTATTAAACAAGATGCTGTAGGTAACCTcgaaattacgttttatttaaagACGAAGAGtgatttcatctgggagggtatattaattcactaaATACACCACTGTGTTAATTGTAATATTCGTTTCAAACATTGAAATCTGCAGAATGTTCGATTGTTAGATAATATATCGTCAGAATATCAAAAACTTGGATGCAATACAGAGACAGATATTCAATTTGAAAAACCGAGTAGTAAAATATTATAGCATAACAAAAGTTACAGAAATGTGTGACGGAGGAAATGAAGTAAAGATCGAAAAGATTCGGATTAGCAAGGGGTAACTTTCGAATAAAAAGAGTCTGCTTATCAAATGTGAATCTAAGCttagatatttctaaaaaaatattttgtctgttATAGGATTTTTtagtagaaagttaaaaaaaaaacgaaaaagccaTTAGAAGATTAGTGTTGAAAAATAggtttatagataaaataaaaaaatgaagagatattaGAATAGATGAATAGGTGAtaggtaaaaattgaaaaatcttgaaaaagaaGACCTGGTTTTCTGgacgataataaaaaattgagtataaaGAGAGCAAAGAGTTGAAGACAATGTTAAATCTGTTTTACAGAttctaatataaaagaaataatgaagaagTAATAATCATGTTTAGGTTTATGTGTTATcagtaaggaaaaaataattagaatcaaGAATCCTATTAAATCAGTCAAACAACTGATGAAACAATCTTCCCGGCAgagagtatttaattttttacttttattgctaataatctgttttaattacAGCACATATAAGCAGTGAAAAGCGTGACGTTAATTGCAAAATAATAAGTTAGAGTTTACTGTATTGGAAGCATCAATTAACGTTAAAACATTCCtagtagattatttaatattggaaaatacctttttaattatgattgttattgtaattattattaatatattttatttcgatttcatatgaaatatgtaaaatactacaattataaaaagtaaGAGTTATACATCACGCGAGTTAACATGATGCATTGTGTAAAAGTATTTGCGGTGGGATAGACTTCCTGtctttaataagtatttaatatggATTGCAACGTCAGTAAAACATCAAACAACTGTTTGCTACAGAAGAAGTATGTTGAAGTTTATTGTGTTGTGCTTTCTGGTGGTAGGTAGTGTACTGGGAGATGCTGATAAAAGTAAGGGCACACtggatataattaataataatgttcaacCATCGCTACAGCAGAAACAAGCAGTGCAAATTCAACATGTAAACAAACAAGATGAACGTGAACTTTATGATTCTGGAAGCTATCTCGGCCACAAATCATCCGGTACGTACGGCAGTAATGTAGGACATCACATCTCTAACGATCATTATACCTCGTTTCATTACGTTGCACCGCATCATGACGTATCTAAAACGGTAACATTAACAAAACAAGTTCCAGTACCTTATCCGGTGTCAGTCGAGAAGAAAATTCCAGTTCCAGTCGATCGACCATATCCGGTACACGTACCGAAACCGTATCCGGTACCGGTCGAAAAACACATACTGGTACCAGTTAAAGTACAGGTACCGCATCTTTATCCAGTAGAAAAACAAGTTCCTTATCCGGTTAAAATTCAAGTCGACAGACCGGTACCTGTACACATCCTTAAACCGTATCCAGTCTACGTCGATAAACCCTATCCGGTACCGGTCGAAAAGAAAATTCCTGTACCGGTTGAAGTACCAGTCGACAGACCTTATCCGGTACACGTAGCAGTTGTAAAACCAGTTCCTTATCCGGTTGAGAAACCTGTACCTTATCTAGTTAAAGTTCCATTCGATAGACCCGTACCGGTCCATATAATAAAACCATATCCAGTTCATATTATTAAGCCATACCCAGTACCTTATCCAGTTAAAGATCAACAATCATTACATCATGATAATATTTCGCTCGGTGGTCatcaaaatcatcatcatcattagtcAGCACATCATTCCTGATGTCAGATACCTGATTCAACGCATCCTCAACAATTTGTGCTGAAACTCCACCGAAGTCATCtcattgtgtaatatattttaatgttatttcaaatgTACGTATTAAGTTTTCTTGaacggaaataaataaaattcgtttctaagtcttgattctttttttttattttcccgattactcattttatataattactttgttagtataattaatttaataatatttgatttcaataaaaaaatatttttaaccgttaAAGGGCTTCGTATTGCACATAACTtcaatgattatatatataagcACATATCCCTACAAGAAGAATTCAAAAGTAAACGACGGGGAAAGCATTATTGTACATCatatatctgttttatatatatatttatatatattgttgctTTCCCTGTAGTTTACGTTTGACTTTGTTTTTGTAGGAATTTTACTTCctacttactatatatatataccagtctatatatatatatatatatatatagactggtttcagtaaataaatagaaaatttttagaaagatATTCTATCGTTTCAATCGAATTA harbors:
- the LOC142319873 gene encoding uncharacterized protein LOC142319873 — encoded protein: MLKFIVLCFLVVGSVLGDADKSKGTLDIINNNVQPSLQQKQAVQIQHVNKQDERELYDSGSYLGHKSSGTYGSNVGHHISNDHYTSFHYVAPHHDVSKTVTLTKQVPVPYPVSVEKKIPVPVDRPYPVHVPKPYPVPVEKHILVPVKVQVPHLYPVEKQVPYPVKIQVDRPVPVHILKPYPVYVDKPYPVPVEKKIPVPVEVPVDRPYPVHVAVVKPVPYPVEKPVPYLVKVPFDRPVPVHIIKPYPVHIIKPYPVPYPVKDQQSLHHDNISLGGHQNHHHH
- the LOC142319872 gene encoding uncharacterized protein LOC142319872 yields the protein MLKFIVLCFLVVGSVLGDADKSKGTLDIINNNVQPSLQQKQAVQIQHVNKEDERELYDSGSYLGHKSSGTYGSNVGHHISNDHYTSFHYVAPHHDVSKTVTLTKQVPVPYPVSVEKKIPVPVDRPYPVHVPKPYPVPVEKHIPVPVKVQVPHLYPVEKQVPYPVKIQVDRPIPVHILKPYPVYVDKPYPVPVEKKIPVPVEVPVDRPYPVHVAVVKPVPYPVEKPVPYLVKVPFDRPVPVHIIKPYPVHIIKPYPVPYPVKDQQSLHHDNISLGGHQNHHHH